The nucleotide window TAAGCACGTTGGCGGAACACGTCGTAGTCATTGCGTTCAATAACACTTAAGATTTGACTGTAATGCATTAGGGCTGCCCATACTGGAAGACGTGCATCAGGTGATAAGTAGCTCACACCTGTTTCTGCTGTGGTATAAATCTGTCGCGTCCGCTCAATTTGGAAGCGCATCAGTTCTCGCCAGCGATCATCTACCACACCTTGAAATAGCTCTTGTTCAGAGTAATTGAAACGTTTGAGATCTTCTAGAGGTAGATAGATACGTCCCCGACGGGCATCCTCGCCAACATCACGCAGAATGTTTGTGAGTTGTTTGGCAATTCCTAAAGCGATCGCTTCTGGAGTCGGATCGTGCGGTGTTTGATTTTGCTGCCATGCGGCTGTCGTCTTTACGGGTTCGATACCCATGACAGCAGTTGACATTAAACCTACAGTTCCCGCCACTCGGTAACAATAAAGATTTAACTGCTCAAACGTCTCATAACGACTTCGATACAAATCCATCCGTTGTCCAGCAATCATGTCCCGAAACGGTTGAATGTCCAAATCAGGAAACTGCTGGATGGTATCGACTAAAGCAACATCCATGTCATCAACAGGATGTCCCGCAAACACGGATTCTAGTTGCTGCTCCCATAGTTCCAAGGTTTCAGGAGTTGTCATAGCAGCAGCCGGACCATCGACTAATTCGTCAGTTCGGCGACACCAGGCATAGATTGCCCAAATAGCACGACGTTTTTCCTCGCTCATCAGTAGTGTGGCGAGATAAAAGGTCTTGGCATACTTTGCCATGATCTGACGGCAAAGTTGGTATGCATCCTCCACAGATGCGAGCTTTTTCATGCACAGAGAATCAGGCAGTTGCAGCATTCGTTGCAGGCTGGATGTTTTGCATTTGCAGGCTATGAGAATTTGCCGACTGATGGGCTGCATTAATTGCCTGCGCTGTCAGCTTACCAGAAAGTACGGCACCTTCCATGCTACCTAGATATGGTTGCATGGTGTAACTCCCGCTGAGATAAAAATTATTGATGGGAGTTTGCTGGGTAGGACGGTAATTTTGACGCCCTGGTATCGCTGTGTAAACTGACCGTGGTGTCTTAACTACGTGGTATTTCAGCAGTTTTGCCGGATTGTCTCCACCAAAGTGTGCCGGAAAAAGATTTTCTAACTCTGCCAACGTTGCTTGTAAAATTTCTTCATCAGACTTCTTAATCCAATCTTTGGCAGGAGCAAGAACTAATTCCAACATCGAGCGGTTAGGATCGGCATACCCGCGACAGGTATTACTCATATCCGCATAAACGCTTAAAAGTGGCGATCGCGAAAATAGCAATTGGTCAATATCGGTCAACTTGCGGTCAAACCACAGTTGCAAGTTTACAACTGGTACTCCTTCAAGTCCTTCCAAAAGTTGGAAATACTCGTTTTGCTTCCAGATTTCTGGTAATAAGACTTTAACAACATCGACAGACATCGCTGAGACATAAGCATCTGCCGTTATCACAAATTCCGCCCCATTTAGCCCGCGCATTAAGTAACCTTTGACGCTGCCATCAGCATTAAGCAAAATTTCTTTCAAGGGCGTATTTGTATGCAC belongs to Gloeocapsopsis sp. IPPAS B-1203 and includes:
- the crtB gene encoding 15-cis-phytoene synthase CrtB; protein product: MLQLPDSLCMKKLASVEDAYQLCRQIMAKYAKTFYLATLLMSEEKRRAIWAIYAWCRRTDELVDGPAAAMTTPETLELWEQQLESVFAGHPVDDMDVALVDTIQQFPDLDIQPFRDMIAGQRMDLYRSRYETFEQLNLYCYRVAGTVGLMSTAVMGIEPVKTTAAWQQNQTPHDPTPEAIALGIAKQLTNILRDVGEDARRGRIYLPLEDLKRFNYSEQELFQGVVDDRWRELMRFQIERTRQIYTTAETGVSYLSPDARLPVWAALMHYSQILSVIERNDYDVFRQRAYVTQVRKLRTLPIAWLRSQAL
- the pds gene encoding 15-cis-phytoene desaturase produces the protein MRVAIAGAGLAGLSCAKYLTDAGHTPIVLESRDVLGGLVAAWQDNDGDWYETGLHVFFGAYPNMLQLFKELGIEDRLQWKEHTMIFNQPEKPGTYSRFDFPNLPAPLNGIVAILRNNDMLTWSEKIELAKGLVPAMLRGQKYVEATDQYTFSEWLKQQGVSDEVQQDIFIAASKSLNFINPDEISAVVLLTALSRFLQQKDGSKMAFLDGSPPERLCQPLVDYITERGGEVHTNTPLKEILLNADGSVKGYLMRGLNGAEFVITADAYVSAMSVDVVKVLLPEIWKQNEYFQLLEGLEGVPVVNLQLWFDRKLTDIDQLLFSRSPLLSVYADMSNTCRGYADPNRSMLELVLAPAKDWIKKSDEEILQATLAELENLFPAHFGGDNPAKLLKYHVVKTPRSVYTAIPGRQNYRPTQQTPINNFYLSGSYTMQPYLGSMEGAVLSGKLTAQAINAAHQSANSHSLQMQNIQPATNAATA